From Marivirga harenae, one genomic window encodes:
- a CDS encoding DUF2075 domain-containing protein — protein MIVYNKTKEDFSNDILSNDIGNIISTHILEKTGHRVAPNEISSFQNSLSFMERVLMDRDIPEDCGISVEYHLPQTSKRVDFIITGNDGDQENVIIIELKQWQTAELTSKDGIVKTRFQFGETETSHPSYQAWSYAALLHSFNATVEEESINLYPCAFLHNYASDDVITNDFYSYYLKKAPAFLKPDAIKLREFIKKYIKQGDSTNIMFRIDNGKIRPTKSLADALRNMIKGNKEFIMIDDQKVVYETALQLATQSHEENKNVLIVEGGPGTGKSVVAINLLVELNRKGKMSQYVTKTSAPRDVYFDKLSGDKTKAELKSLFVGSGTFINAPKNIINTLIVDEAHRLTEKTGFLKRGENQIKEILNSSLSSVFFIDEDQKVSVDDYGESYVIEQFCKELGINVHKLKLESQFRCNGSDGYLAWVDNVLQIRETANFDLKSLDYEFDFKVFDDPVELRDAIFEKNKINNRARMVSGYCWPWASKKDPTAFDFKEDEFGFNMRWNMTDYGGKWIIDPNSVTEIGCIHTAQGLEVDYVGVIIGDDFVIRDGEVKVDPSARDSGDRTVFGWKKGIKQDPEYWKPLIKAIIKNTYRTLMTRGMKGCYIYCTDKETSDYFKNLM, from the coding sequence ATGATTGTCTATAATAAAACCAAAGAAGACTTTAGTAATGATATTCTTTCAAATGATATTGGAAATATAATTTCAACCCACATTCTAGAAAAAACAGGTCATAGAGTAGCTCCAAACGAAATATCATCTTTTCAAAATTCATTGAGTTTTATGGAAAGAGTATTAATGGATAGGGATATTCCAGAAGACTGCGGTATCTCAGTGGAATATCATTTACCACAAACATCCAAGAGGGTCGATTTTATTATCACAGGTAATGATGGTGATCAGGAGAATGTAATCATTATAGAACTCAAGCAATGGCAAACTGCAGAATTAACCTCTAAAGATGGAATTGTAAAAACCCGTTTTCAATTCGGAGAAACAGAAACTAGCCATCCATCTTATCAGGCATGGTCTTATGCAGCCCTTCTCCATTCCTTTAATGCTACCGTGGAGGAAGAATCGATTAACTTATACCCATGTGCATTTTTACATAATTATGCTTCTGATGATGTTATCACTAATGATTTCTATAGTTATTATCTGAAGAAAGCACCTGCATTTTTAAAGCCTGATGCTATCAAGCTAAGGGAATTCATAAAAAAATACATCAAACAAGGCGATTCTACCAATATTATGTTCCGCATTGATAATGGTAAAATCAGACCCACGAAAAGTCTAGCAGATGCATTAAGAAATATGATTAAGGGCAACAAGGAATTCATCATGATTGATGATCAAAAGGTTGTATACGAAACCGCGCTTCAATTAGCGACCCAATCTCATGAGGAAAACAAAAATGTACTAATTGTAGAAGGTGGTCCAGGAACTGGGAAATCAGTAGTAGCAATCAATCTTTTGGTGGAATTAAACCGAAAAGGTAAAATGAGCCAATATGTTACTAAAACTTCAGCTCCACGTGATGTGTATTTTGATAAACTTAGTGGAGATAAAACTAAAGCTGAATTAAAATCCTTATTTGTTGGCTCTGGGACTTTTATTAATGCTCCTAAAAATATAATTAATACATTAATTGTTGATGAAGCACATAGGTTAACAGAGAAAACTGGCTTTTTAAAAAGAGGTGAAAATCAAATTAAGGAAATTCTGAATTCTTCCCTTTCAAGTGTATTTTTTATCGATGAGGATCAAAAAGTTAGCGTAGATGATTATGGTGAATCCTATGTAATCGAACAGTTTTGTAAAGAGTTGGGAATCAATGTTCATAAACTTAAACTCGAATCCCAATTTAGGTGTAATGGCTCAGACGGATACCTTGCTTGGGTTGATAATGTTCTGCAAATAAGAGAAACTGCAAATTTCGATTTAAAGTCCTTGGATTATGAATTTGATTTTAAAGTATTTGATGACCCAGTGGAGTTACGTGATGCAATTTTTGAAAAGAACAAAATTAATAATCGTGCAAGAATGGTATCTGGTTATTGCTGGCCATGGGCTAGTAAAAAAGACCCCACTGCTTTTGATTTTAAAGAAGATGAATTTGGCTTCAATATGAGGTGGAATATGACAGACTACGGAGGAAAATGGATTATTGATCCCAACTCAGTCACCGAAATAGGGTGTATCCATACTGCCCAAGGTCTTGAGGTAGATTATGTAGGAGTAATAATTGGAGATGACTTTGTAATTAGAGATGGTGAAGTTAAAGTTGACCCTTCAGCACGTGATTCTGGTGATAGAACCGTGTTTGGCTGGAAGAAAGGAATTAAACAAGACCCTGAATATTGGAAACCTCTAATTAAAGCCATAATCAAAAATACCTATAGAACTTTAATGACCAGGGGTATGAAAGGATGTTACATTTATTGTACAGATAAAGAAACCTCAGATTATTTTAAAAATCTTATGTAG
- a CDS encoding nucleotide pyrophosphohydrolase — protein MKLPPLSKCFPNTESLAELYGGWSEGPVFKVSLTAESFELAIEKTNIYLAQHGFNYELQLEDFKEEKSIDFANLTFHKNITAKNQILLAYHQPLDNKPLDNILAFLNSFREERDWKKFHTSKDLSLAINSEAGELADLFLWDRAERVNEEKVKDELADIITYCIYLADNYKIDLLDAIVSKTISNTEKYPVAKSKGSAKKYKDL, from the coding sequence ATGAAACTACCTCCTCTTTCCAAATGCTTTCCTAACACTGAATCTTTGGCTGAACTCTATGGGGGTTGGTCAGAAGGTCCAGTCTTCAAAGTCAGCCTTACAGCTGAAAGCTTTGAATTGGCCATCGAGAAAACCAACATCTATTTAGCTCAACATGGCTTTAACTATGAACTTCAATTGGAGGACTTTAAGGAAGAAAAATCTATCGATTTTGCAAATTTAACCTTTCACAAAAACATCACTGCAAAAAATCAAATACTTTTAGCCTACCATCAACCACTTGATAATAAACCTTTAGATAATATTTTGGCTTTCCTTAATAGCTTCAGGGAAGAAAGAGACTGGAAGAAGTTCCACACTTCCAAAGACCTGTCCCTGGCCATCAATTCCGAAGCGGGCGAATTGGCAGATCTATTCCTTTGGGATCGAGCGGAAAGGGTGAATGAGGAAAAAGTAAAAGACGAATTAGCGGATATTATAACTTATTGCATATATTTAGCAGATAACTACAAAATAGATTTATTGGATGCCATCGTATCCAAAACCATCTCAAATACAGAAAAATACCCTGTGGCCAAATCAAAAGGCTCTGCAAAAAAATATAAAGATTTATGA
- a CDS encoding tetratricopeptide repeat protein yields the protein MIIYHKIDNFIFSLFNIQSEDEGKLIDAAKQFYSFQGMEPTVSISEGLLKIELHEKASNQTNQEFQKVLNLCNSRQFEAAKPLMQSIIKASPQVSEFHRVYGQILSELGDQEEAQNELIDALKWDPNNEWALLMMGNILVKEKNDIDAALKYYDQILETNPEENITLNNIGAVLMNQGRFLEAQKYFQKSIEIQPEFPNPYYALGRCHSALKQHSKSFDLAITAAKKNNQRDEIYTSSLQLALDSATAIREERDEFETVESYKLELQERSGVEITIEPDPSIQTAAKLEINEKYKRGYHLVKFNPKHSNVEHLIMHELVHLEFILDARDNGENFLFTSSNHHKSNFEKPLQKYKVKLIKNGIEPNKADNLINSLFDGINGQIYNTPIDIFIEDLLYKKHETLRPTQFLSIFNIVKDGIKATTSKDIVNLTPAKVVSVSKILNLVNAFHFKDLFAVDLIQQFKATPLEKKQAEEFFEEFSEYRQDKQPGEEYEIIQHWAEDLEIDTYFELKDEKEVYKSQSAKVNSPEDVLESIEKDPYGLDQENPDNEAEMKTFIETHSKGDVNMAVAMYMVEALKYFSNMNKADIKKIAFEIAHIGITGINPSRYYKVGSIPGKSFSGYHLLAYYYTSWALAVPEMLSQLQMPFDEEFRLAKLLNEN from the coding sequence ATGATTATTTATCATAAAATTGACAACTTCATATTTTCATTATTCAATATCCAGTCTGAAGATGAAGGAAAGCTTATTGATGCTGCCAAGCAATTTTATTCCTTCCAAGGCATGGAACCAACGGTTTCAATTTCTGAAGGCCTACTCAAAATAGAGCTACATGAAAAAGCATCTAATCAGACTAATCAGGAGTTTCAAAAGGTATTGAATTTATGCAATAGCCGTCAATTTGAAGCAGCAAAACCACTAATGCAATCCATTATAAAAGCATCCCCTCAAGTTTCAGAATTCCATAGAGTATATGGTCAAATCCTTTCTGAATTGGGCGATCAAGAAGAAGCACAAAACGAACTGATTGATGCTTTAAAATGGGATCCAAATAATGAATGGGCATTACTCATGATGGGCAATATTTTAGTCAAAGAAAAAAATGACATTGATGCAGCCCTGAAATACTATGACCAAATTCTTGAAACCAATCCAGAGGAAAACATCACCCTTAATAATATTGGTGCAGTCCTTATGAACCAAGGCAGATTCTTAGAAGCTCAAAAATACTTTCAAAAATCAATAGAAATCCAACCTGAATTCCCTAACCCTTACTATGCACTGGGCAGATGTCATTCAGCACTCAAGCAACATTCAAAATCTTTTGATTTAGCAATAACAGCTGCTAAAAAGAATAATCAGCGAGATGAGATTTATACAAGCTCGCTTCAATTAGCTTTAGATTCTGCCACAGCCATTCGTGAAGAAAGGGATGAATTCGAAACAGTTGAGTCTTACAAATTAGAGTTACAGGAAAGATCAGGAGTTGAAATCACCATTGAGCCTGACCCTTCTATCCAAACAGCTGCCAAGCTGGAAATCAATGAGAAATACAAAAGAGGTTATCACCTAGTTAAGTTCAACCCAAAGCATTCCAATGTTGAGCATTTAATAATGCATGAACTCGTGCATTTAGAATTCATCTTGGATGCTCGGGATAATGGAGAGAACTTCCTTTTCACTTCATCAAACCACCACAAGAGCAACTTTGAAAAGCCACTTCAAAAATACAAGGTCAAACTAATCAAAAATGGAATTGAACCCAATAAGGCTGACAACCTAATCAACTCACTTTTTGATGGCATTAATGGTCAAATTTATAATACACCAATTGATATCTTCATAGAAGATTTACTTTATAAAAAACATGAAACCTTAAGACCAACCCAATTCCTTTCAATATTCAATATTGTTAAGGATGGAATCAAAGCCACTACATCAAAAGATATTGTCAATCTAACCCCTGCAAAAGTGGTTTCCGTTTCCAAAATTTTAAACTTGGTCAATGCCTTTCATTTTAAAGACCTATTTGCGGTAGATTTAATTCAACAGTTCAAGGCTACGCCTTTGGAAAAAAAGCAAGCCGAAGAATTTTTTGAAGAGTTCAGTGAATACAGGCAAGACAAACAACCAGGGGAAGAATATGAAATCATTCAGCATTGGGCGGAAGATCTAGAAATTGACACTTACTTTGAATTAAAAGATGAAAAGGAAGTTTACAAATCTCAATCAGCAAAAGTAAATTCTCCGGAAGATGTATTAGAATCAATTGAGAAAGATCCTTACGGATTAGATCAAGAGAATCCTGATAATGAAGCAGAGATGAAAACTTTCATAGAAACCCATTCCAAAGGCGATGTAAACATGGCGGTGGCCATGTACATGGTGGAGGCTTTAAAATACTTCTCCAATATGAACAAGGCAGACATTAAAAAAATAGCTTTTGAAATTGCTCATATTGGTATAACTGGAATCAACCCATCACGTTATTATAAGGTAGGCTCCATTCCGGGCAAATCCTTTTCAGGTTATCACCTTTTAGCATATTATTATACAAGTTGGGCTCTTGCAGTTCCTGAAATGCTTTCGCAACTCCAAATGCCATTCGATGAAGAATTCCGACTGGCAAAACTACTAAACGAAAATTAA